A window from Saprospiraceae bacterium encodes these proteins:
- a CDS encoding glycoside hydrolase family 95 protein translates to MNRLLIIRFFKYFTFLLSSGFLLVSSHIFAQQSNIPENIVAKTFNPSTLLWYELSAKKWDEALPVGNGRLGAMIFGNKGEERIQLNEETYWSGGPYMSVVKGGYKVLPEIQKLVFEKKYLDAHNLFGRNLMGYPVEQMKYQSLANLHLFFKNQDSVSHYKRWLNLEDGISGISYSADNVTYQRAVFASAPDQVIVVRLTADKPGKISFKANLRGERNQAHSNYGTDYFQMNPYSNDGLVLTGKSTDYLGVEGKIRYEARIKAVPEGGTMKTNGVDLIIENANAVTLYFAAATNFVNYKDVSADQHQRVDDVFFKLEQRTYQEILESAVTDYQQYFNRVKLELPVTSNSFLPTPERIQKIQTVADPSLAALSYQFGRYLMIGSSRPGTQPANLQGIWNNDMNPSWDSKYTTNINTEMNYWPVESGNLSECAEPLIRMVRELSEQGAQVAKEHYGARGWVFHQNTDLFRVAAPMDGPTWGTFTVGGAWLCTHLWEHYLYTLDHNFLKEAFPLIEGSVQFFMDFLVPHPNGKWLVTNPSTSPENFPDGGGNKPYFDEVTASFREGTTICAGASMDMQILYDLFGYYLNAAEILGKRDTFVQQVKSAREKLVPPQIGRDGSLQEWADDWKSLEKNHRHFSHMYGLYPGIVLVEKRTPALIEAYKKVLEERGDASTGFSRAWKMALWARLNDGNRANKIYKGYLKDQCTASLFALCFKSLQVDGSFGVTAAITEMLMQSHEGVIKLLPALPDEWSEGDFKGVCARGAFELDYAWKNKMVTNIDILSKMGGKCSLEYRPGMKISLNGKKVNFQISKHGHAEFNSIKGDMYQVRFSK, encoded by the coding sequence ATGAATAGATTACTGATAATTCGTTTTTTCAAATATTTTACTTTTTTACTTTCATCAGGTTTTCTTCTGGTTAGCTCTCATATTTTTGCACAACAATCGAATATTCCTGAGAACATAGTTGCTAAAACTTTTAACCCTTCTACATTGCTTTGGTATGAACTTTCCGCCAAAAAATGGGACGAAGCACTACCTGTTGGCAATGGCCGTCTGGGAGCAATGATCTTTGGAAATAAGGGAGAAGAACGAATCCAATTGAATGAGGAAACCTACTGGTCCGGCGGGCCATACATGTCCGTTGTCAAAGGAGGTTACAAAGTATTGCCTGAAATTCAGAAACTTGTATTTGAAAAAAAATATCTCGATGCCCATAATTTATTTGGCAGAAACCTAATGGGCTATCCCGTTGAGCAGATGAAATATCAAAGTCTTGCAAATCTCCATTTATTTTTTAAAAACCAGGACAGCGTCTCTCATTACAAAAGATGGCTAAACCTGGAAGATGGTATTTCGGGTATTTCGTACTCTGCGGATAACGTTACTTATCAAAGAGCGGTTTTTGCTTCCGCTCCTGACCAGGTCATAGTGGTTCGTTTAACTGCTGACAAGCCCGGAAAAATTTCTTTTAAGGCCAACCTGCGTGGAGAGAGAAATCAGGCCCACTCAAATTACGGAACAGATTATTTCCAAATGAATCCTTACAGCAATGATGGATTGGTGCTGACCGGCAAGTCAACGGATTATTTGGGTGTGGAAGGGAAAATCAGATATGAAGCAAGAATAAAAGCTGTACCTGAAGGTGGTACCATGAAAACGAATGGTGTTGACTTAATTATTGAAAATGCAAATGCAGTAACCTTGTATTTTGCAGCAGCTACAAATTTTGTAAATTATAAAGATGTAAGTGCAGATCAGCATCAACGGGTGGATGATGTTTTTTTCAAATTAGAACAAAGGACCTATCAGGAAATATTAGAGTCGGCAGTTACAGATTATCAGCAGTATTTTAACAGAGTTAAATTGGAGTTGCCTGTTACTTCAAATTCCTTTTTACCCACTCCAGAAAGAATTCAAAAAATACAAACGGTTGCTGATCCTTCTCTGGCAGCCTTAAGTTATCAATTTGGCCGTTATCTGATGATTGGGTCATCCAGACCCGGCACACAACCAGCTAATTTACAGGGCATATGGAACAATGACATGAATCCATCCTGGGATTCAAAATACACTACTAATATCAATACAGAGATGAATTATTGGCCTGTGGAAAGTGGCAATCTGTCAGAATGTGCTGAACCTTTGATCAGAATGGTGAGGGAGCTAAGTGAACAGGGAGCACAGGTTGCTAAGGAACATTATGGAGCCCGGGGTTGGGTGTTTCACCAAAACACGGATTTATTTCGGGTAGCAGCACCCATGGATGGGCCAACATGGGGCACGTTTACAGTTGGCGGAGCGTGGCTCTGCACACATCTGTGGGAGCACTATCTATACACCCTTGATCACAATTTTCTCAAAGAAGCATTTCCTTTGATAGAGGGTTCAGTTCAGTTTTTTATGGATTTTTTAGTACCGCATCCCAATGGAAAATGGTTGGTAACCAATCCTTCTACCTCTCCTGAAAATTTTCCTGATGGTGGTGGCAACAAACCTTATTTTGATGAAGTGACAGCAAGTTTCAGGGAAGGAACCACTATCTGCGCAGGAGCATCTATGGATATGCAGATATTGTATGATCTCTTTGGGTATTATCTTAACGCTGCAGAAATTCTAGGTAAAAGGGATACTTTTGTTCAACAGGTAAAATCAGCGCGTGAAAAATTAGTACCACCACAAATAGGACGGGATGGATCACTTCAGGAATGGGCAGACGATTGGAAATCTTTGGAAAAAAACCACAGACATTTTTCTCACATGTATGGATTGTATCCCGGAATTGTGCTGGTAGAAAAACGAACACCTGCGTTGATTGAAGCTTATAAAAAAGTTTTGGAGGAAAGAGGTGATGCGTCGACGGGTTTTTCAAGAGCCTGGAAAATGGCATTATGGGCACGACTCAATGATGGAAACAGGGCAAATAAAATTTATAAAGGCTATCTCAAAGATCAATGTACAGCATCTTTATTTGCATTGTGCTTTAAATCTTTGCAGGTGGATGGAAGTTTCGGCGTCACTGCGGCAATCACTGAAATGCTGATGCAATCTCATGAAGGTGTGATCAAATTATTGCCTGCTTTGCCGGATGAATGGAGTGAAGGAGATTTTAAGGGAGTATGTGCAAGAGGAGCTTTTGAACTGGACTATGCCTGGAAAAATAAAATGGTTACCAATATTGATATATTATCCAAAATGGGTGGAAAATGCTCTCTTGAATACCGACCCGGAATGAAAATTAGCTTAAATGGGAAAAAAGTAAATTTTCAGATTTCGAAACATGGTCATGCAGAATTTAATTCCATAAAAGGGGATATGTATCAAGTTCGATTTTCAAAGTGA
- a CDS encoding CBS domain-containing protein, with amino-acid sequence MLHTFNLQNNPDMNTHDLLSLKVKEVMSTELITVQPDAILKDVNLIFEKENIHHIPVISTDGKFKGIISKSDMLLLMDWGTKLNLPASLRKNTFLLTSNLAKDIMETNVIRISPEDRIKRCVQIFRKLFQSSPGSG; translated from the coding sequence TTGCTTCACACATTCAATCTGCAAAATAATCCTGATATGAATACCCACGATCTTTTGAGCCTGAAAGTCAAGGAAGTAATGAGTACAGAACTTATTACCGTTCAGCCCGATGCTATCCTGAAGGATGTCAATCTCATTTTTGAAAAAGAAAACATCCACCATATCCCTGTCATAAGTACGGATGGAAAATTCAAAGGAATCATATCTAAATCCGACATGTTGTTACTGATGGATTGGGGTACAAAACTAAATCTGCCTGCAAGTCTCAGAAAGAACACCTTTCTCCTTACCAGCAACCTTGCCAAAGACATCATGGAGACCAATGTCATCCGCATCAGTCCGGAAGACAGAATCAAAAGATGTGTCCAGATATTCAGAAAACTATTTCAGAGCTCTCCCGGTAGTGGATGA
- a CDS encoding immune inhibitor A, with amino-acid sequence MIIRTLYCLLIIFLAQIIQGQNLEKSTYHKLKINITGRNIQDLTNAGLETDHGTYVKNRFFTSDFSEEEIEVIKKLGFEYEFLINNVSKYYSDPSRSSEISSPQLQLRNNCFAPSITAYNYKTPSQYRAGSMGGYFTLKEMYDILDSMAIRYPKLVTIKQPIKDFKTINGNPIYYIKVSDNAASDEADEPKVLYTALHHSREPNSLSQMIFFLWYVLENYETDPMVKKIVDHTQMYFIPCINPDGYELNQKNNPNGGGLWRKNTWKDSNGDLKGVDLNRNYGHTWGKDNTGSSPNPNSLTFRGQSAFSEPETQAVRAFCIDHDFKIALNYHTFGNFLIYPKVEIKDDQSGDVLFRTMGQVVNKENNFSLGTDLQTVGYSVNGDSDNWMYGENGEKNKIFAYTPEVGPSFWPAQVDIDYLNKSCIWMNMSAALLTLNYYEAEEIQTGNFLDQVNKYIKIKVIRAGLQAGDAIVSLTSKENEVKVINPIRKINLHAGKDSALIFGIEMNKGQRFDDGFSFDLSIESDGIRQHKTIRKNWSEWPFIAIFSDRSNDTSLYVSNGWTKTSTTFESAPTSFTDSPGGSYPPKFRSAITLKDPIDLSNAQQVLLQFDAKWDIEDNFDFVQVMASKDNKDFIPLCGLYTNPGTKDQSLSSPLYDGVQQEWVREEIDLSSFTGSKNLWIRFYIQTDDYEQRDGFYFDNLEVKVAAKTSSTDEKLHHPIYLSPNILSDENHITVKGLEQNEAYQVEIFNINGQSVADAMISESYPEVRLHDISKGIYFYTISNRINPHKKFLSRGKILKM; translated from the coding sequence ATGATTATCAGAACTTTATACTGTCTTCTGATTATTTTTTTAGCTCAAATCATTCAGGGTCAAAACCTTGAAAAAAGCACTTACCATAAATTAAAGATAAATATTACAGGAAGAAATATTCAGGATCTGACCAATGCCGGTTTAGAAACAGATCATGGAACCTATGTGAAAAATCGTTTTTTTACCAGTGACTTCAGCGAAGAAGAAATAGAAGTCATTAAAAAACTTGGCTTTGAATACGAGTTCCTAATAAACAATGTTTCCAAATATTATAGTGATCCATCCAGATCATCAGAAATTTCCTCACCCCAATTACAATTACGCAACAATTGTTTTGCACCTTCCATCACAGCGTACAATTACAAAACTCCATCCCAATACCGAGCAGGAAGTATGGGCGGATATTTTACACTAAAAGAAATGTATGATATCCTGGATAGTATGGCCATCAGATATCCAAAACTTGTGACCATAAAACAACCCATAAAAGATTTCAAAACAATCAACGGCAATCCTATCTACTACATCAAGGTATCTGACAATGCCGCTTCTGATGAAGCTGATGAGCCAAAGGTTCTTTATACAGCATTGCATCATTCCAGAGAACCCAACTCACTTTCTCAGATGATATTTTTTCTTTGGTATGTGCTGGAAAATTATGAAACAGACCCGATGGTCAAAAAGATAGTGGACCATACACAAATGTATTTTATACCTTGTATCAATCCGGATGGCTACGAACTAAATCAAAAAAACAATCCAAATGGCGGTGGCTTATGGCGTAAAAATACATGGAAAGACTCAAATGGAGACCTGAAAGGAGTGGACCTGAACAGAAATTATGGCCATACGTGGGGAAAAGACAATACCGGCTCATCACCCAATCCAAACTCATTGACATTCAGGGGACAATCTGCTTTTTCAGAACCGGAGACACAGGCAGTCAGGGCATTTTGCATAGACCACGATTTCAAAATTGCGCTTAATTATCATACTTTCGGAAATTTTCTGATCTATCCCAAAGTCGAAATCAAAGATGATCAATCAGGTGACGTCTTATTCAGGACTATGGGACAAGTGGTCAATAAAGAAAATAATTTTAGCCTGGGTACTGATCTGCAGACGGTGGGTTATTCTGTCAATGGTGACAGCGATAACTGGATGTATGGAGAAAATGGCGAAAAAAACAAAATTTTTGCATACACTCCGGAAGTAGGCCCATCATTCTGGCCCGCACAGGTCGACATTGATTATCTCAACAAATCATGCATTTGGATGAACATGTCTGCAGCTTTACTTACATTAAACTATTATGAAGCTGAAGAAATACAAACGGGCAACTTTCTTGATCAGGTCAATAAGTACATCAAAATAAAGGTAATCCGCGCAGGACTGCAGGCAGGGGACGCCATCGTATCATTAACATCAAAGGAAAATGAAGTCAAAGTCATCAACCCGATAAGGAAAATTAACTTACACGCAGGCAAAGATTCAGCTTTGATTTTTGGCATCGAAATGAATAAAGGCCAGCGATTTGATGATGGCTTTTCATTTGATCTGTCTATAGAGAGCGATGGTATTAGACAACATAAAACAATAAGAAAAAACTGGTCTGAGTGGCCTTTTATAGCAATTTTTTCTGATCGGTCTAATGACACTTCTCTGTATGTATCCAATGGCTGGACAAAGACATCCACTACATTTGAGAGTGCTCCCACTTCATTTACCGACTCTCCCGGTGGATCATATCCTCCTAAATTCAGATCAGCTATCACTCTAAAAGACCCGATAGATCTTAGCAATGCTCAGCAAGTCTTGTTACAATTTGATGCAAAGTGGGATATTGAAGACAATTTTGATTTTGTACAGGTAATGGCTTCAAAAGATAACAAAGATTTTATTCCTCTTTGTGGATTATATACCAATCCAGGCACAAAAGATCAAAGTCTATCGAGCCCATTATATGATGGAGTACAACAAGAATGGGTACGGGAAGAAATCGATTTATCATCATTTACAGGTTCTAAAAATCTTTGGATTAGATTTTACATACAGACGGATGATTATGAACAGAGGGACGGTTTTTATTTTGACAATCTGGAGGTCAAGGTGGCTGCGAAAACATCCTCTACAGATGAAAAACTACATCATCCCATCTATTTAAGTCCAAACATCCTATCTGATGAGAATCATATCACCGTAAAGGGATTGGAGCAAAATGAAGCATATCAGGTAGAAATATTTAATATCAATGGTCAATCGGTAGCAGATGCCATGATATCCGAGAGTTATCCTGAAGTCAGGCTTCATGATATCTCAAAAGGGATATATTTTTATACGATAAGTAACCGAATAAACCCTCACAAAAAGTTTTTGAGCAGGGGTAAGATTTTGAAGATGTAA
- a CDS encoding AhpC/TSA family protein, with protein MKYLFFILLFSTLSCHPNGFVIMGKLTDNISTKLTLLTYHHSSPNPIKLDSVDVKDGMFLFKGSINKMQIVALADEKLGKYSEPFFIENGKNKIYQLAPDSTCNFCFYTENIRSNYDKKRLDLITENYEIKHRDFYNKYYELSGIEDSVILSSNEYYESLNAAERKIDSTKKLLLAEQMNYIKSCPTSYYNAFFLFFRFGFQGNLDQKFQLYNTFDSKVKNSHYGKLLSNTLFLEGKVAPELIGVTIANQDFRLSNLRGKYVLLDFWASWCDPCRASHIDMKTLYENYKEYNNFEIVSIAFDDNKQNWLKAVEKDKIGDWYNLNKNDIISGLENYYISLYPISYLISPDGIVIKQFHGEHDFNKVKSILNNKKK; from the coding sequence ATGAAATACCTGTTTTTCATTTTGCTATTTTCAACTTTATCCTGTCATCCCAATGGTTTTGTTATCATGGGAAAGCTTACAGATAATATATCAACCAAGTTAACATTATTAACGTATCATCATTCCAGTCCAAACCCTATTAAATTAGATAGTGTGGATGTCAAAGATGGCATGTTTTTATTTAAAGGAAGTATAAACAAAATGCAAATTGTTGCACTTGCTGATGAAAAACTTGGAAAGTATTCTGAACCTTTTTTTATTGAAAATGGTAAAAACAAAATCTACCAGCTTGCCCCTGACAGCACATGTAATTTTTGTTTCTATACTGAAAATATAAGAAGCAATTATGATAAAAAGAGATTGGACTTAATCACAGAAAATTATGAAATTAAGCACCGGGATTTTTATAATAAATATTATGAACTCAGTGGAATCGAAGACAGTGTCATTTTATCGTCAAACGAATATTATGAGTCCTTAAATGCTGCCGAAAGAAAAATAGACTCTACTAAAAAGCTGTTATTGGCTGAACAGATGAATTATATTAAATCATGTCCTACATCGTATTACAATGCGTTTTTTCTTTTTTTCCGATTTGGGTTTCAAGGAAATCTGGATCAGAAATTTCAATTGTATAATACATTCGACAGTAAGGTTAAAAATAGTCATTATGGTAAACTACTTTCAAATACTCTGTTTCTGGAAGGAAAAGTTGCTCCTGAATTGATTGGAGTTACTATAGCCAATCAAGACTTCAGGCTGAGTAATTTGAGAGGGAAATATGTATTACTAGATTTTTGGGCCAGTTGGTGTGATCCTTGCAGGGCATCTCACATCGACATGAAGACGCTCTATGAAAATTACAAAGAATATAATAATTTTGAAATCGTCAGTATTGCCTTTGACGACAATAAGCAAAATTGGCTCAAAGCTGTAGAAAAAGATAAAATAGGAGATTGGTATAATTTAAACAAAAATGATATCATTTCTGGATTAGAGAATTATTATATATCACTTTATCCGATCTCATACCTAATATCTCCTGATGGGATTGTTATAAAACAATTTCATGGAGAGCATGATTTCAATAAAGTGAAGAGTATTCTCAACAATAAAAAGAAATAA
- a CDS encoding heavy-metal-associated domain-containing protein, with protein sequence MEIKVENIKCHGCAGSIKSGLSKMDGVKDVNVDIENGIVSLSTDEAVDKHKIVSKLHSMGYPEPGKGSGLTTATSFVSCMIGRVTT encoded by the coding sequence ATGGAAATTAAGGTTGAAAATATAAAATGCCACGGATGTGCCGGATCCATCAAAAGCGGCCTGTCAAAGATGGATGGAGTGAAGGATGTAAATGTGGATATCGAAAATGGGATCGTATCACTTAGTACTGACGAAGCGGTCGACAAACATAAGATTGTATCAAAACTACATTCTATGGGGTATCCCGAGCCAGGTAAAGGTTCTGGACTTACGACAGCCACTTCTTTTGTGAGTTGTATGATAGGTAGAGTGACTACCTAA